The genomic segment AGGGAAAATAGGTCTATACTAAACACTTGTTTAAACACAAAGACTTCAAATTCTCTTTCTGTACAGGAGAGCAAAAAACTAGAACTGACATCCTTCATTGAAAATACACACACTGGTAAACAAAACATTATAATTCCTTCTTCACGTACTTCTCCtttatcaagaaaatatttttcttcccaagGTTTTCCTCAGAGCAACTTTGACATCCTTGTTCCTCAAACTATAGATCAATGGGTTGAACATGGGCACCACAATGGTATAGAACAGGGAGGCCACTTTCCCTTGGTCAAGGGATAAAATAGAAGGTGGTTTGAGATACATAAAAGCCCCAgaaccaaagaaaagagaaaccacaaTCATATGGGAGCTGCACGTACTGAAAGCTTTGGACCGGCCCTCAGTGGAGTGAATGTGGAGAATGCTGGAGAGGATTAGAGTATAAGAGATGAAGATGGTGACAATGGGCATTCCAATGTCAATGGCCACCACTATAAAGACCACCAACTCATGGTCATAAGTGCTATTGCAGGAGAGCTCAAGGAGAGGAAGAATGTCACACATGAAGTGATTGACAAGGTGGTCAGCACAGAAGGTCAGATTTGCTATGCTTCCTGTGTGGGCCATAGCCCCTAAAAACCCCATCACATAGACACCCAACAAAAGGAGTAAACAGACCTTAGGAGACATGGTGACTGCATACACCAGTGGGTTACAGATGGCAACATATCGGTCATATGCCATCGCTGACAGAATGAAGGACTCAGAGATgacaaaaaagcagaagaaaaagagttGAGTCAAACATCCAGCATGCAAGATGATGTTCTTCTCTGCAACAAAACTCATCAGCATTTTAGGGGTGATAGTAGTTGAGTAACAGATATCTATTAAGGAGAGATTgaagaggaaaaagtacatgggggtgtaCAGGTGGGAGTTCAACCCAATCAACATTATCAAGCCCAGGTTACTCACTACAGTGACCATGTAGAAACCTAGAAACAGGAAGAAGAGGGGGATCTGGAGTCCTGGCTCATATGTTAAGCCAGCAAGGATGAATTCTGTCACAGAAGAGTTCTCAGCTGCCATTCTGCTGTGGGAAAGGGCCTTccatggggaaaagaaaagagaaccacTTAGAAAGAAACACCATCACCACCCTCCAGGTATCCATCCACCCTGGATACTTGAGAATGGAATCCATGGAGAGATTTGAGCTTTAGTATGGAAGGAAGGTTTTTACTCTTCACTATGGATCTATCTTCACAGCCACAGTGCCCTTAACTTCTAGAGAACAAATAAGAGGCTAAAGTTTGCCTCCAGAGTGCGAACTGGCACTCTAGAGAAAGCAGTAATTTATTCGTATTCCAGTTCTTTCAAAAATTAGATAGATGTGTTTTAGACCTTTTAGTCAGTCCATTTTATAtgtcctctctctcctgcctcttttTTGGAGAGAGTCCTAATTGGCATATGACACTCCAACCTCTGAGTCACTGCTCTCTAATCAAGAAGGTGAGGTCAAGTTTTCCCAAGATCTCTTAGCTCTAGTGGCTTTAGgtttaatgataattttttaagctTACATTTATTTAAGTGGTTATTATGTGAGGCTGTGTACTAAGAGATATGTGACATTAATATTATCTGCATTCTGCACATGAGACATCCGAGTTAAGTAGCAAGACAAGTTCCAAAGCAACTGACTTGCAGACAGTCTGACTCTTACAGTTTGTACTTGTAACCACTGTGTTATATGACTGACCAGGGCCAGGCAGGCACTCACCATCCTTTAGTTTAGAGTTATAATGCTGTATTCTGTCTGTTGTCCATAATTGtcctgggaaagaaaatgaatagaagaTAACAGCTTTGAATTTAGAACTCTCTCCTCCCAGTCTGGTCCAAAGAATCAGAACCTCTCATTTATCTTATATCTCTTTCTGCATTGAAGAGCATGATTTTTCCAATTGTTGATTTGCCCATAATCCCCTCTAGCTACAAGGAAGGAGATAGTGCCTTTTCCTGACCAGAGGATAACAGGAGAATAGATTTTTATTAGGATTACATATCTCAGTAGCTGGTCCCTCAGGACCATttcctcagagatttttttttcccaaaggaagaCATGTTTATTTATATCCTTGATAGTACTTGATTTGACTTTTAGAGACAATTCTTTCAAAAAACTTTTATCTggtacaattaagaaaaaaattgttgtgGAAAAAAATTACTATCATTACCGTTTCTTGAATAGCCAAGATCCTTTACACTGACTTCTGGCTGCCGGGATCCAAACCACCACACAGATATATTCCTATTCATTCCTAACGATAATGATACTCATTTTAAGGGTAAGTTGCTCACAGAGGCAATGCGTTTCACAGCCCACATACATAGGTCTGTTTAACTCCAGGCCCCTATTTTGTAATCACTAGACCAAACTTCTCCTGACGAGAGCTATGAAATCTATAAAGCCAGCTCCCTGCCACCTCAGAGCTGGTAATTGGTAATCTCTCAGAGAGTAACAAATAAGTATGCagtaactttaataaaaagaagatatgatTAGATCAAGGAAAGATTGACACAAAGAGCTATTATAATTTAGGGTAGGGCACTCAATAATTTATTCATATTCCAGTTTATTCCAGGGATAATTGCTCTATATCTAGCTAAAAcaagaaaggtttttttcttcttctttgtttttttttttatttttttatttttttattttttttggtcttttgtctttagggccacacacttggcatatggaggttcccaggctaggggtcaaatcagagctatagccaatggctcatgccacagccgcagcaatgccatatccaagccgtgtctgcaacctacaccacagctcatggcaacgccaaatccttaacccactaagtgaggcctgggattgaacctgcatcctcatagatgctactcggtttcgtttccactgagccacaatgggaactccaagaaaggagATTTCTGTGATTCCCTGCCCTTATCTTCTCATGAGATATTTTAACTTGGTAACAAAGAATCGCTATCAGATACCTGCTCTCAACCTCTGCCAAGAGCAGGCTTTTATCTAAATTAAAACTCCCTTGActttccctgcctcccacccactTTTCCTCAAGCACTCCTCTTGACGTACTTTCTAGCTTCTCAGTGCTCTCAAACTGAATTCTGCTGGATCAGATTCCTGGTGCAAAGGTACATcaaatttgttctttctctttggttttctttggtctttttttatcttCTACTCCCCAATACAATCTTTTGCCTTGTTAAAAATTGCCTATCCCATGTCTTAATCCTTCGGTCTTTACTTACTTTCTTTAACATCAAGCCTACACATGCCTAGAATTTTGACCTGAAAAAACTCAGGAAATTATCAAATCCATTATTTCACAAATCTGACTGAGCACAACAATTACCTAGAgtgtttattaaaaagaaattctgaaataggTGGGGGAGATGAAGAGGCGTAAACTTGTAGTTGCAAAATTACTtgagtcatgggtatgaaatgtatAGTATagggaatataatcaataaatatgtaatacCTTTGTATGGTGACATGTCAGATCATTATGTTGCATAACAGGAATGAACATAgtattgtaggtcaattatacttcaaaaaccgaaacctcacagaaaaagagatcagatttgtggttaacagaagcaggggctggggcaggagttGGGGGTGGAGTTGGATGAAAGCAGTCAAAATGGTCAAACATCCAATTATAAGAAGAGTAAGTCTTAcgaatgtaatgtacaacatgataaatataattagcaCTGCTGTATGttgtatatgaaagttgttaacaGGGTAAATGCtgagagttcttatcacaaaaaatatttttctatttctttaatgtcatatctatatgagatgatgaacATTCACTAAACTTACGGTAATAGTCATTTCATAATGTACATAAGTCAATTATGCTGAATACCTTAAGTTTATACAAttctgtatgtcaattatatctcaataaaattggaaaaagaaaaaaagaaaacaaattccagGCTCCACCCAAACCCTCTTAATCAGAGTATCTCTGTGGGTATAAATATGATGgccatatttttaatgatttttattttttccactacggctggtttacagtgttccatcagttttctactgtacaacaaagtgacccagtcacacatatatgtgtacattgtttttctcacattttcgtccatcatgctccatcataagtgactagatatagttcccagtgccatatagcaggatctcactgcttatcaattccaaaggcaatagtttgcatctattaaccccaaactcccagtccatcccaccccctccccctcccccttggcaaccacaagtctgttctccatgtccatgattttcttttctgtggaacagtttgtgctatatattagattccagatataagtgatatcatatggtatttgtctttctctttctgatgtacttcacttagtatgagtgtctctagatccaaccatgttgctgtcaatttcattactttgttcttttttattgctgagtagtattctattgtgcgTATAtaaccacgtcttcttaatccagtcatctgtcaatggacatttagggtgttgccatgtcttggctgttgtgaattgtgctgcaatgaacaggcgggtgcatgtgtctttttcaagtaaagttttgtctggatctatgcccaagagtgggattgctgggtcatatggtagttctctgtttagttttctgaggtacctccatactgttttccatagtggttataccaatttacattccaaccaatagtgcaggagggttcccttttctccacaccccctccagcttttgttgtttgtggacttactaatgatggacattctgactggtgtgaggtggtatctcatagtggtattgatttgcatttctctaatagccagtgatgtagagcattttttcatgtgtttgttggccatctgtatatctcctttggagaaatgtctattcaggtcttttgcctatttttccatttggttgttggcttgtttgctgttgagttgtataagttgtttctatattttagacattaagcccttgtcagttgcattgtttgagactattttctcccattccataagttgtcttcttgggtttttttgtttgtttgtttttatggtttcctttgctgtgcaaaagcttgtcagtttgattaggtccattggtttatttttgctcttatttctattgctttgggagactgacctgagaaaacatttgtaaggttgacgtcagagaatgttttgcctatgttctcttccaggagtttgacggtgtcttgtcttacatttaagcctttaagccattttgcatttatttttgtg from the Sus scrofa isolate TJ Tabasco breed Duroc chromosome 9, Sscrofa11.1, whole genome shotgun sequence genome contains:
- the LOC100521287 gene encoding olfactory receptor 8B12; translated protein: MAAENSSVTEFILAGLTYEPGLQIPLFFLFLGFYMVTVVSNLGLIMLIGLNSHLYTPMYFFLFNLSLIDICYSTTITPKMLMSFVAEKNIILHAGCLTQLFFFCFFVISESFILSAMAYDRYVAICNPLVYAVTMSPKVCLLLLLGVYVMGFLGAMAHTGSIANLTFCADHLVNHFMCDILPLLELSCNSTYDHELVVFIVVAIDIGMPIVTIFISYTLILSSILHIHSTEGRSKAFSTCSSHMIVVSLFFGSGAFMYLKPPSILSLDQGKVASLFYTIVVPMFNPLIYSLRNKDVKVALRKTLGRKIFS